The Candidatus Nezhaarchaeota archaeon DNA window AGGGAGCTGCTAAGCAAGCTATCGAAAGAATAGCAAGAGAGGGTAGAAAGTACGGTGTTGGATTAGTCATAGTCTCTCAAAGACCCAAGGGCATAGACCCAAACGTTTTAAGTCAAATAAATAGCTTATGCGTGTTAAAGATCATGCAACCTGAAGATCAAGCATACGTCAAACAATACAGTGAATGGTTAACTGATGAAATGCTCGCTGCACTGCCAACATTAGAAAGAGGAGAGGCCATATTGCTTGGCGAGTGGGTGAGGATGCCCGTAGCTGTGAAGATAGACAAGCATGAGGGCAAGAGAAAGGGGGTCACCATAAGCTCTGTTAAGAGGTGGCTTGATGCAAGAAGGGCAAGGGAAACGAAGTTGAAGGGACTATTAGAGGAAGAGGAGATGATTAAGGAGGCTAAGGATATTTTCAGCTAATAAATTCGTTTAACAATAGCTTGTGACTGATCAAGACTTTTCCACAAGACTACTAATCCATGTTTCTTCAAGATCTTGTACACATCATGAAGGTCTTGAATTCCGAACTTTCTTAAAACTTCAAGCACGCTACTCAATGGCTCCTCTTCTATCCTTGATAGATACGAGTGAAGGAGCTCCTCACTAACCGATAGTGCTTCAACCTCTTCGCGTACCATCGTAGGAGTCCTTTGCTTCTCAACCTCTCGTAGTATTAGTGCTACGTCCGATAGCTTTAACTTATCTTCGAAGAGTATGACCTTGATGTTTGGTGATTCCTTGAATACGAAGCTTGCCTCCTTAGCGCAAGAGAGGTTTTTGTTGATCGCAACTATCATAGGGTCCTTAACACCACTTATCTTTCTTAACTTCTTCTCAACATATTCTGGCGTCCAGAAACCCATTATTTCTAAGTAGACCTTTAAGCCGTCCTTTATCAATGCAAAATCTGGTATTAAGATCGTCCCGTCAACTACTACAGGATCGGGCTCTCTAACTATGTCCCAGCCCATGTTAAAAGCCTTAAACCTCAACATGAAGTCCTCCTCTGTCATGCTATCGAACTTCTCCTCCATTGGCGGCTTGCTTGGCAGCACATCTTTATAGCGCTCATCAATCTCTAACGTGTAGCGCTTATTAGCGTGCTTAACGTCCGCTTTTATCCTCCACGACCTTAAATGTAGTATTAAGGGCAACACCTTAGCCATCCTAGTGCCGTATCTTCTAGTTTGAGTCAATATAGATGCTGGGCCATCGATGTGAATTCTTAATAGTCCATCCTCCTTCTCAACCACGTACATTAATCCAAGAAGCTTCACCTTCCTTAGCACGTTTTTCGCCTCGGCTCCGGTCATGTTGGATATTATTGTCATCGACAATGCTTTGAACATTAACGTCTGAAGTAGAGATAGGTTATAGTACCTCAATAGGTCTAGGGGGTCAGGGGCATTAAAGCTCGTTATCACCTCAGAACCTTCGTAGCTTGCTTCAAAGGCCTTTATAAGTTCCTCCACTGATACTTCAAGTCTACGAGCAGCTTCATATAGTATCTCGCTCCTAGCTTGCTCAGTAACAGCAAATCCCTTCTCAGATGAGACGGAGAATACCATTCTCCTAGCTACTTCAAGTGGTATCCTCGTGCTTGGTTTCTCGATCGTTATCCTCCTATTAAGGAGCTCTATGAGACCCCTGATGAACTTGGGATGATAGTCCATGTCCTCAAGCTGGCTCTCAACGTCTTCCAAAGACCCCTCAAGCTCCTCTAACCTCTTACCCACGTGCTCATTATAGGTTTCTATTAAGAGTGAGGCTGCAAACTCATTTTCATACGTTAAGCGGGCAAAGTTTGGCAATATCTTATTTCCTTTCCTCTTAACTCTAAGTAATGCGGATGGTAACATCAGCCCCCTACCAACCCTCTACGTCTCCTTTTTGATATCGCTACCTCAGGAGTACCCTTAACAACTACCTCGTAGAGTATTGCCTTCTTGCCGGGCATTGGTCTTAGAATTCTTCCAAGCCTCTGAATGAAGGATCTCCTGCTGGCTGTTCCGCTTAGGACTATGGCTACATTCGCATCAGGGACATCTATACCCTCCTCAAGCACCCTACTAGTCACCACGGCTCTGTAGACGCCTTTCTTGAAGAGCTCCATTACCATCGCCCTCTCCTTGGGGTTAGTCTTGTACGTTATCTCTGGGATCAAAAGTGTCTTCGATATCTTTCTAACAGCTTTGTTTAACTCTGTAAATATTAGTATCCTATCGTTCTGATGTTTTTTCAGCAAATCCCTCAGTATTTCAAGCTTGGAGACGGAGTTTAAGATTAGGAGCCTGGCGTTGCGCCAGGCTATTAGAGCTCTTCTGGCCTCGCGACTTAGTCCACTCATCATTATAAGCCGCTTAAAGTCCTGAAGAGACTTTAGCCTCCAGTTCTTCCTCTCTAGAAAGTCTTTGTACATGGAGTATAGGCGCTCGAATTTTCTCCTTTCCTCATCGGTTAACTCAACATAAACTCTCACCAGATCGAAGTCTGCTAGGTGCTTACTCTTCATCTCATAGACGCTCTTCCTGTACACCACATCACCGACTAAATCCAAGAGGTCGACGTGTTTGCCGTCCTCTCTCTCAAACGTTGCTGTAAGACCGAGCCTGTAAGGGGCTGCACTTAAGAGAGCTATCTGCCTGAAGTTCTCGCCGGCTAAGTGGTGAACCTCATCGAATACTAAGAGCTTGAACTTGTTTCCAAGATCTTCAGCGTGCATGTAAGCTGAGCTGTATGTTGAGACCGTCACGAATGAAAGCTCTCTAAGGCCTCCGCCTATGACCCCTACGTGAACTCTAAGGGTCTTAGAGAGCTCCAGTCTCCATTGCTCGAGAAGCTCTAACGTAGGCACAATGACCATTGTCGGTTCGTTGAGGGTCGCTATTATCTTGATGGCTATTAACGTCTTACCCGTCCCTGTCGGCAGGACTATTATACCCCTCTTACCGGCCTTGATCCAAGCTCCTACAGCCTCTTCTTGGTAGCTCCTTAAAGGCTTTAACGTGGTTGCTCCTATAGATCCCTCAACTGGAGACAACACATTGTCCTCGATCTTAAATCCAAGTAGCTCAAGAGACCTCTTAACTTCAAGGTACTTGTAAGCTAATGCACGCAGGCACCTTGTCCTTGGGTCCCACCTTAATGGTGGGATCTCGTGAGTCAATCCTTTAACCACTATTGTTCCACGATCATATTCAAGCCTTATTAGTTGGGCAGAAGTGTTACCCTTACTTTGATCTTCCACCTAGGTTCTCCTTCATTCTATAAACAGTATCTAGCTCTTATAACTTGCACCTTAATGCCCATTTTTAAATGTTAAGTTCCTTAAGCTGCCTTACAATGCTAACTAAGCTACCTGGACTCGCCTCCCTTCCTTCGACGTCCTTAAAGGCTTCTATAACAGCGAATTTCAATCTCAGATTACCACTCCTGACTATATCCATGAGAGACCTTATGGACTGAGAGTTCGTTGACGGGGTTATGTGCTCATCAATTCGCGACCTCCTGATCACGCAATCATGGACGTGCACTCCTAGGATCCTTGATCCAAGCTCTTCGACCCACTTCTTCACGATGTCGCTAACGCTCACCTTCACATGATTGTTAAGCTTCATGGCTTGAATTTGTGCATGCCCGATGTCCAGGCATACGTTCAACCCTTCAACGCTCAGAACAATTCTCTTCATTTGCTCTATTGAAGAGCTAAATTGCAATGGGGTGTTTTCGATAAGCACCGTTATCCCAAGCTTTAAGGCGAGATCGGCTATCCTTTTAACAGATTGTAGAGCAGCATTAATAGCTAATTGCTCTAGTTCCTCTACCTCTTTCACAGCTTGGTCGGTAGACACATGAAACACTACGTACCTTGGTTCAAGTTCCTTAGCCATCTCAAGCGTCCTTAAAACATAGTCTAAAGATGCCTCTCTCACCTGATCTATTGGCGATGCTAACCTTATGTCCCTCCAACTACCATGAATTGCTAGATCAAGACCCGTGTCCTGGATGAACTTCGCTATCCTCTTAGGTGTAAGGTAGTCCGGTATCGGCCATGGATAATCAAAGCTAAGCTCTATGAAGTCGAACCCAGCATCATGAGCCTCTTTTACCTTAGCTTCAAACCTCTTTCTATCACCAAGCCACAACGGAAAACCTATTAGCACCTACATCACCAACAGCCCGTTAATGATCATATTCCTCAACTAATAGTCTTAAGGGTCTCGCTCATAAAGATCTTAATGATAAGGGTGCAGGGGGCTTTATTCTTGCGCTTTCACAAGACCATGCATCGCATTAGCTCTCCCTAAGTTCCTTCGATAAGCACAATAGCTTGGCTGAGCACGATATGTGGCAAGGACCATGTTTAAATTCATCAGCTCGAAAAGTTCAAGGGCTCTTTGAGCCTAGCTCAAGAATGATATTGGAGACGAAGCTTTAGCGATTTAATTTAGAGCGGAGTTGACGCAAAGATCTTTATAGACCGACAATATCAAGAAGATTTAAGCCATGTTTCAAAGTTTAATGAAATATAGATTCTTTGTTAAGATCCATGAACACCTCCTTGGACACTTTGTGAGTCACAACTATCCTCTTATCATTCGTCGTCTTACCTATAACTGAAGCCGTGTAACCGTGTTCTTTAAGCGTTTGAATACACTCTTGAGCTCTGCTCGATACAAGTATGAAGCCGAACGATGGATATGTTTTGAGCCATAATTCCAAATCCATCCCTGAGGGTCTCGGTATGGAGTCGAGGTCCACGAGGGCTCCAACACCACTGGATTCGCATAACATAGCTAAGGAGCCTAAGATTCCAGGTGCGCTTATGTCCCGTGATGCTGAGGCAAGATCCTTTTCAGCCACAAGGACCATCCCATCAATCAGCTTCTTGACCTGCTCTGGCGTCTTGTCATGAATTGTATCAAAGCAACATACCCAACCTTTAAGACGGCTTGAACCATCAAGGTCCACAGCCATTATGATGTCTTGGCCTGGCTTAGCTGTGCTGCTGGGTATGATCTTCCTAGCCCTGCCAACAACACATCCGTCGATGGCATCGTATGTGGTATCGGGATGAGTGTGCATCTTAAGTAAGGCTAAATCATAGAGCCTTAGGGCCTTCCTTAAACCTTCAACTATGCTCATTCTAATAGAGGAGGAGCTAGACGCTACAATGCCCGCGTAACCTAAAGGTCTAGCCCCCTTAGCTATCACGTCATTAACGCATACTAGAACAGAGTAGAGACCCGCCAAAAACGGGTCCTCCCTTATTAAGTCCTCAGCTATCCCATCACATGATACAACTACGTATTCGTCACCTATCATAAACCAGCCAGCATCATCAAACTTGCACTCCGTGCTAAAGAGCTTGGCAAGTGGACCTATACAAGACTTCCTAGCAAGACCTTTATAGGACCTTAATTGGGTTAAGAGCTTATCGAGCTCCAAACTCATTCACCTCACCACTATCACCAGAGCGATATCCATATCACTCTCCATCCTCAACATTTCTAAATTCTAAAGTTGAATTCGCTGAGCTTAATTAAAGCTAGGACAAGCGATGTTGTGGGCATTAGCTTGAGCTCGCCTTTAGACTTGAGCTCTAAGGCTTTGTCGGGGGATAAGTAAACTATCTCTAATGCTGCCTCGGTTTCTTTCGGAGAGCCAAGCAATTTACACGGTATGTATATGTATTTCTTGCGGGATCCCGAAGGCCTTTGTAGCTCTACTGAAGATATATCAGCGGTCCTGTAACTGTGAAAACCAAATCTTCCATTCAATGGAGGCCAGTATCTCTCGAGATAGTCATCTGGCAGCGCAGCGTTACTAGGTCCCTCAAGTACCAATACCCTACTGCTAAGTAGTTCAACCAGGCATCCTATCTCTTCCTTGCACTCTCTAACTAAACCGGCTAAGGGTGACTCTCCTCTTTTTAGATGACCTTCAGGGAAGGAGTAATAACCCCTCCTAGGGTTTTCCCCTCTTTTTATCAAAAGGAACTTCCCATTATTGGGTATCAGTGCAGAAACAACTACTTTAGTGTCATCGGGCTCTTTACCACTGACAATTGGAGGTCACCTCTTTTCCTCAACTTCACTTTGGCTCACTTAAATCTTTTTAGTGATGTGAGCATGGGGAGGTCGTTGACATTGTAGTAAGAAACCTTTAAGACGTAAAACCTTTACAGCGATTAACAGCTAACTTCATGTCCATGTTTAGCTCGTTGTTAGGTCGATTCGACTTCAGAACGATGTCCAGGTTTTGGAAAGCGGTATGATGAACTCTAGTTGAAGGTTTTTGAATCTAGTTATCTCAACTTAAATTGTCTCTCGAAACTAGAATAATCAAAACAGTGTTGGAGGGTATTTCTTGACTTTAGTATCCGCTCCAGGTAAGATCACATTGTTTGGCGAGCACGCTATTGTATATGGTGAGCCAGCAATTGCAATCGCTATAAACAAGAGGGTTAGGGTTCACGCAACGAAGAGAAGTGATGAGGCCATTAGGGTCGAAGCTAAAGACCTAGTGCTCGCAGGCTTCAAGGCCTTGTTAACGCCTAGCGGCTCCATAACCCTTGAAGGTGAATCTGGGAAGATATTAGCGGCTTTAAGTTACGTGAAGAGAGCTATTGAGGTAGTCCGTGAGAGGTATGGGGTCAACGTTGGGGCTCACATAACCATCACGTCAGAGATGCCCGTAGGAGCAGGTTTAGGTACGTCAGCTGCTGTAGCCGTCTCCGTGATTAAGGCCTACTCCCTATTAGCAGGGCTAGATCTCAGCAAAGAGGAGTGCGCAGAGCTAGGGTATCGTGTTGAGCTTAGCGTTCAAGGAAGGGCTAGCAGGATGGACTCTATAACAACGGCTATCGGCGGGGCTTTATATATAGACCCAGGAAAGGAGAGGTTCTACGAGGTTATTAAAGGGGCGGAGAAGCTCAAGGGACTAGTAGTCGGCTACGTGAATAGAGAAGCTAGCACTGGTGAAATGGTCGGGAGGGTGAAGAAGCTTAGAGACTCCATTCCTGAAGTGCTAGACCTAGTGATAAAGGCCATTGGAGAGGTAAGTAGGAGAGGTAAGAGCATGATCGAAGCTGGAATGGTAGAAGAACTGGGTACATTAATGAACGTCAATCATGGACTTCTTGAAGCGATAGGGATCTCGACAAGTAAGTTGTCTCAAATGGTTTACGCAGCTAGATTAGCAGGAGCATTAGGATCAAAGATCACTGGAGCGGGAGGAGGGGGGTGCATCATAGCACTAGCTCCTAAGAGGGAGGAGGAGGTAATAGCAGCTTTAAAGGCTATAGGTGCATCTGCATTTAAAGCAGAGCTGTCAAGTGAGGGCTTGAAGGTCGAGGAGGCGTAAATCCTTTACTAATGCGTGCGGTCGAGAATAGAGATGGTAGGGACCCTTTACTTAACGAAAGCTTCTAACGTTGATAATAGCCATTGACACTTAAGGTAGCTGCATCTAAGCGGAGACGATAGCCATTAGAGTCAGAGAATTATTGCATTGCGAGTGGGCTTGCCGCCCATTAGCGCAACCTTGATTTGTTAAAGCGCATGAACATGTACCTGAGAGGAGTTCGGCAATATTAATAGCGTAGGCTATCTATAGAGTTCGGCAGATAGATATTGTGCAAAACACTTGAAAGTAGATGTTAAGGAAACAAAAGCTTAAAAGAGCTGGGAATGCTAGGGCTTCTAGACGATGGTGTAAGATAATGATCTCCGAGCTCATTGCTTCGTTCATATCGTTCATCGTTTCATTCCTCATAACCCCTCATTTCATAAGGTTTTTCAAGTTGGCTGGATTAGTTGGTCTCGACCTGCAGAAGAAGGATAAGCCCAAGCTACCGACAAGTGGTGGCGTTTGTGTTGCCTTCGGCATCTTAGCAGGACTGTTAAGTTACGTGGGGATTAAAACCTTCGTTTATGGTCTTAGAGTCGAAGTTATCCCCATACTTGCAATCGTTTCCTCTACATTAATGGTTATGTTCGTCGGCTTACTAGATGATTTGAACATTAGAGAGAGAGCCGTAAGAACGAAGGAAGGAGAGGACATAAGGGTTGGACTACCTCAATGGGTTAAGCCATTACTTACTCTACCTGCAGCAGTCCCCCTAATGGCGATAAAGGCTGGTCACACAACCATGTCCATTCCATTCATAGGAGAGATAGACTTTGGAATATTGTA harbors:
- a CDS encoding DUF790 family protein, encoding MLPSALLRVKRKGNKILPNFARLTYENEFAASLLIETYNEHVGKRLEELEGSLEDVESQLEDMDYHPKFIRGLIELLNRRITIEKPSTRIPLEVARRMVFSVSSEKGFAVTEQARSEILYEAARRLEVSVEELIKAFEASYEGSEVITSFNAPDPLDLLRYYNLSLLQTLMFKALSMTIISNMTGAEAKNVLRKVKLLGLMYVVEKEDGLLRIHIDGPASILTQTRRYGTRMAKVLPLILHLRSWRIKADVKHANKRYTLEIDERYKDVLPSKPPMEEKFDSMTEEDFMLRFKAFNMGWDIVREPDPVVVDGTILIPDFALIKDGLKVYLEIMGFWTPEYVEKKLRKISGVKDPMIVAINKNLSCAKEASFVFKESPNIKVILFEDKLKLSDVALILREVEKQRTPTMVREEVEALSVSEELLHSYLSRIEEEPLSSVLEVLRKFGIQDLHDVYKILKKHGLVVLWKSLDQSQAIVKRIY
- the mvk gene encoding mevalonate kinase, coding for MTLVSAPGKITLFGEHAIVYGEPAIAIAINKRVRVHATKRSDEAIRVEAKDLVLAGFKALLTPSGSITLEGESGKILAALSYVKRAIEVVRERYGVNVGAHITITSEMPVGAGLGTSAAVAVSVIKAYSLLAGLDLSKEECAELGYRVELSVQGRASRMDSITTAIGGALYIDPGKERFYEVIKGAEKLKGLVVGYVNREASTGEMVGRVKKLRDSIPEVLDLVIKAIGEVSRRGKSMIEAGMVEELGTLMNVNHGLLEAIGISTSKLSQMVYAARLAGALGSKITGAGGGGCIIALAPKREEEVIAALKAIGASAFKAELSSEGLKVEEA
- a CDS encoding NUDIX domain-containing protein yields the protein MVSGKEPDDTKVVVSALIPNNGKFLLIKRGENPRRGYYSFPEGHLKRGESPLAGLVRECKEEIGCLVELLSSRVLVLEGPSNAALPDDYLERYWPPLNGRFGFHSYRTADISSVELQRPSGSRKKYIYIPCKLLGSPKETEAALEIVYLSPDKALELKSKGELKLMPTTSLVLALIKLSEFNFRI
- a CDS encoding AIR synthase-related protein gives rise to the protein MSLELDKLLTQLRSYKGLARKSCIGPLAKLFSTECKFDDAGWFMIGDEYVVVSCDGIAEDLIREDPFLAGLYSVLVCVNDVIAKGARPLGYAGIVASSSSSIRMSIVEGLRKALRLYDLALLKMHTHPDTTYDAIDGCVVGRARKIIPSSTAKPGQDIIMAVDLDGSSRLKGWVCCFDTIHDKTPEQVKKLIDGMVLVAEKDLASASRDISAPGILGSLAMLCESSGVGALVDLDSIPRPSGMDLELWLKTYPSFGFILVSSRAQECIQTLKEHGYTASVIGKTTNDKRIVVTHKVSKEVFMDLNKESIFH
- a CDS encoding DEAD/DEAH box helicase family protein; amino-acid sequence: MEDQSKGNTSAQLIRLEYDRGTIVVKGLTHEIPPLRWDPRTRCLRALAYKYLEVKRSLELLGFKIEDNVLSPVEGSIGATTLKPLRSYQEEAVGAWIKAGKRGIIVLPTGTGKTLIAIKIIATLNEPTMVIVPTLELLEQWRLELSKTLRVHVGVIGGGLRELSFVTVSTYSSAYMHAEDLGNKFKLLVFDEVHHLAGENFRQIALLSAAPYRLGLTATFEREDGKHVDLLDLVGDVVYRKSVYEMKSKHLADFDLVRVYVELTDEERRKFERLYSMYKDFLERKNWRLKSLQDFKRLIMMSGLSREARRALIAWRNARLLILNSVSKLEILRDLLKKHQNDRILIFTELNKAVRKISKTLLIPEITYKTNPKERAMVMELFKKGVYRAVVTSRVLEEGIDVPDANVAIVLSGTASRRSFIQRLGRILRPMPGKKAILYEVVVKGTPEVAISKRRRRGLVGG
- a CDS encoding sugar phosphate isomerase/epimerase; this encodes MLIGFPLWLGDRKRFEAKVKEAHDAGFDFIELSFDYPWPIPDYLTPKRIAKFIQDTGLDLAIHGSWRDIRLASPIDQVREASLDYVLRTLEMAKELEPRYVVFHVSTDQAVKEVEELEQLAINAALQSVKRIADLALKLGITVLIENTPLQFSSSIEQMKRIVLSVEGLNVCLDIGHAQIQAMKLNNHVKVSVSDIVKKWVEELGSRILGVHVHDCVIRRSRIDEHITPSTNSQSIRSLMDIVRSGNLRLKFAVIEAFKDVEGREASPGSLVSIVRQLKELNI